In a genomic window of Trichoderma atroviride chromosome 4, complete sequence:
- a CDS encoding uncharacterized protein (TransMembrane:12 (i19-38o58-79i91-109o129-156i177-195o207-226i277-301o321-340i374-395o401-425i462-490o520-539i)), whose translation MAAGYILTGKASIRGNSEVMKMVLLTFCTIGITFTWGFEMSYCTPYLLKLGLSKSNVSLVWVAGPLSGLIVQPIVGVVADESTSRWGRRRPLMMIGAVIVSACLLVLGFTREIVGAFVGGDGGDTTRRFTVVLAVVAIYAVDFAINAIMSCARSLIVDTLPLEKQQTGAAWGSRMNSIGHMIGYGAGSIDLVRLFGPRLGDTQFKQLAVIASMAILGTTSVTCYAVTERVLRPSHHESHSLSAKKLPSEGPLKVLHQIRSTLLTLPPRVQAICWAQLWSWIGWFPFICYSSTWVGETWIRYDMPANAKSSNADVLGEIGRIGSSALVIYSTVSFFGAFFLPMMVRSPTDESYTHRPLPAVAGLLKKLDRMKPDLLQAWIIGDLMFASAMFMAPLAKSFVSATTLMCICGIPWAIAMWAPTAFLGIEVNKLSGAQDPSAALPLTSTRRNSNSRSQSSSGELSGIYFGILNIYTTLPQFIGTLISTIVFAVMEPGKSPDLHDETKDAAAAAAEGKEAGGTNAIAVCLFIGAMSMLVAAHMTRKLRKL comes from the exons ATGGCGGCGGGATATATTTTGACGGGGAAGGCATCGATCCGGGGGAATTCCGAGGTGATGAAAATGGTGTTGTTGACGTTTTGCACCATTGGAATTAC ATTTACTTGGGGATTTGAAATGAGCT ACTGTACGCCGTATCTCCTCAAACTCGGCTTGAGCAAGAGCAATGTCTCCCTGGTCTGGGTCGCTGGGCCTCTTTCTGGTCTCATCGTCCAGCCGATTGTGGGCGTCGTAGCCGACGAGAGCACGTCGCGTTGGGGCCGTCGTCGGCcgctgatgatgattggGGCAGTGATTGTGTCTGCGtgtctgctggtgctgggctTTACGCGCGAGATTGTGGGCGCGTTTGTgggcggcgatggtggtgataCGACGAGGAGATTCACCGTGGTTCTTGCAGTGGTTGCGATATACGCGGTGGATTTTGCGATTAATGCGA TCATGTCGTGTGCGAGGAGCCTCATTGTTGACACCCTTCCCCTTGAGAAGCAGCAAACGGGCGCCGCTTGGG GCAGCCGTATGAACTCCATCGGCCACATGATAGGATACGGCGCGGGCTCCATCGACCTCGTTCGCCTGTTCGGGCCTCGCCTCGGCGACACGCAGTTCAAACAACTGGCTGTGATTGCCTCCATGGCGATCCTCGGCACCACCTCCGTTACCTGCTACGCCGTCACCGAGCGCGTCTTGCGGCCGTCCCATCACGAGTCTCACTCTCTCTCCGCCAAGAAGCTCCCCAGCGAAGGGCCCCTCAAGGTCTTGCACCAGATCCGCTCCACGCTCCTGACTCTCCCGCCTCGCGTGCAAGCCATCTGCTGGGCGCAGCTATGGTCCTGGATCGGCTGGTTCCCCTTTATCTGCTACAGCTCGACCTGGGTCGGAGAGACCTGGATCCGCTACGACATGCCTGCGAACGCGAAAAGCTCAAACGCCGACGTGCTGGGCGAGATTGGCCGCATTGGCAGCTCTGCTTTGGTTATTTATTCGACCGTCAGTTTCTTTGGCGCCTTCTTCCTGCCCATGATGGTGCGGTCCCCAACGGACGAGTCCTACACCCATCGGCCATTGCCCGCGGTGGCCGGCCTGCTCAAAAAGCTGGACAGGATGAAGCCAGATCTGCTCCAAGCGTGGATCATCGGGGATTTAATGTTCGCCTCGGCCATGTTCATGGCTCCATTGGCCAAGAGTTTTGTGTCTGCCACGACTCTCATGTGTATCTGTGGCAT ACCATGGGCCATTGCCATGTGGGCTCCCACGGCCTTCCTCGGCATCGAAGTCAACAAACTCAGCGGCGCTCAAGACCCATCCGCCGCCCTCCCCTTGACATCCACCCgccgcaacagcaacagtcGCTCACAATCATCCTCGGGCGAGCTGTCCGGCATCTACTTTGGCATCCTCAACATCTACACCACCCTCCCGCAATTCATCGGCACCCTCATCTCCACCATTGTCTTCGCCGTCATGGAGCCCGGAAAGAGCCCGGACCTGCATGACGAGACAAAGGAcgcggctgcggctgcggctgaaggAAAGGAGGCTGGCGGGACGAATGCCATTGCGGTTTGTCTCTTTATAGGGGCCATGAGCATGTTGGTTGCGGCTCATATGACACGGAAACTACGAAAGCTGTGA
- a CDS encoding uncharacterized protein (EggNog:ENOG41~TransMembrane:1 (o39-60i)) codes for MSSFFVELWEGIFTPGPTPTILKATNVSFAALQVVLLSLLYATYSVHFVVLSALCGGLWWSINWFARELKIAQAAEAERKKREEEKKKLQGDGSGSSDTEVEGKVARRTTRSSKKSGGPGPAAAAAAAAVKADAEPLESRGEVKQRAVLEPQSSASTEDEWERVSESER; via the coding sequence ATGTCATCCTTCTTCGTCGAGCTCTGGGAGGGCATCTTCACGCCCGGCCCGACTCCCACCATCCTCAAGGCCACAAACGTCAGCTTTGCCGCTTTACAGGTCGTCCTGCTGTCGCTCCTGTACGCCACGTACAGCGTGCACTTTGTGGTGCTGTCGGCGCTGTGCGGCGGGCTGTGGTGGTCGATCAACTGGTTCGCGCGGGAGCTCAAGATTGCGCAGGCTGCCGAGGCggagcggaagaagagggaagaggagaagaagaagttgcaGGGCGATGGGTCCGGGTCGAGCGATACCGAGGTGGAGGGCAAAGTTGCGAGGCggacgacgaggagcagTAAGAAGAGCGGCgggcctgggcctgctgctgctgctgctgctgctgcggtgaAGGCGGATGCTGAGCCTTTGGAGAGTAGGGGTGAGGTGAAGCAGAGGGCGGTGCTGGAGCCGCAGTCGAGTGCGAGTACGGAGGATGAGTGGGAGAGGGTTTCGGAGAGTGAGAGGTAG